CGACAAGCACGGCGCCATGACCTATATCGACAAAGTGCACGCGGTCGGCATGTACGGCCCCCGCGGCGGCGGCGTGGCCGAACGCGAAGGCCTGATGGACCGCATCACCCTGATCGAGGGCACCCTGGGCAAGGCCTACGGCTGTTTTGGCGGCTATGTGACGGGATCAAAGGCGCTGTGCGACTTCATCCGGTCGTTTTCATCGGGCTTCATCTTCACCACCGCCCTGCCCCCGGCCGTTGCCGCGGCGGCCAAAACCTCAATCGCGCATCTGAAAGCCAGCGAGATGGAACGCGCCCGCCACCGTGACCGCGTGGCAAAGC
This portion of the Pseudomonadota bacterium genome encodes:
- a CDS encoding aminotransferase class I/II-fold pyridoxal phosphate-dependent enzyme — its product is IWNHNDPEDLDHKLSQIEQGRPKIVAFESVYSMDGDIAPIAEICDVADKHGAMTYIDKVHAVGMYGPRGGGVAEREGLMDRITLIEGTLGKAYGCFGGYVTGSKALCDFIRSFSSGFIFTTALPPAVAAAAKTSIAHLKASEMERARHRDRVAKLRARLDAEGIPHMPNASHIIPVMIGDPVKCRMIS